In Halopelagius inordinatus, a single genomic region encodes these proteins:
- a CDS encoding DNA-methyltransferase yields MESRHRVVVGDAREMDVEDDAVELVVTSPPYPMIEMWDDQFAALSADAAEALDGDDGDAAFDAMHEVLAEVWREVKRVLVPGGIACVNVGDATRKVDDSFRVYQNHARVIEAFADLGFEPLPDVLWRKPTNSSAKFMGSGMIPPNAYVTLEHEYVLVFRNGSRSRDFEPGDPARYESAYFWEERNRWFSDVWTDVTGTSQSVESDRSDGKSVGSSGAERANGTVAEGAETVGDVRERSAAYPFTVPYRLINMYSVYGDTVLDPFWGTGTTSLAAMVAGRNSVGVELERAFVDAFDRRAADAPELSRDVVGRRLDDHRAFVERRREEGETFDYDSERYDFPVTTKQERSLSLYVVGDVTETEEGYRVRHEPVAETPAESEETS; encoded by the coding sequence ATGGAGTCTCGCCACCGCGTAGTCGTCGGCGACGCCCGCGAGATGGACGTCGAAGACGACGCCGTCGAACTCGTCGTCACGTCGCCCCCGTACCCGATGATAGAGATGTGGGACGACCAGTTCGCCGCCCTCTCCGCGGACGCGGCCGAGGCCCTCGACGGCGACGACGGCGATGCCGCGTTCGACGCGATGCACGAGGTGTTAGCGGAGGTGTGGCGCGAGGTGAAACGCGTCCTCGTCCCCGGCGGCATCGCCTGCGTCAACGTCGGCGACGCGACGCGGAAGGTAGACGACAGTTTCCGCGTCTACCAGAACCACGCCCGCGTCATCGAGGCGTTCGCCGACCTCGGTTTCGAACCCCTCCCGGACGTCCTCTGGCGGAAGCCGACGAACAGTTCCGCGAAGTTCATGGGAAGCGGGATGATTCCTCCGAACGCGTACGTCACCCTCGAACACGAGTACGTCCTCGTCTTCCGAAACGGCTCTCGGTCGCGCGACTTCGAACCCGGTGACCCGGCGCGCTACGAGTCGGCGTACTTCTGGGAGGAGCGAAACCGCTGGTTCTCGGACGTCTGGACCGACGTGACCGGAACCTCCCAGAGCGTCGAGAGCGACCGAAGCGACGGCAAATCCGTCGGTTCGTCCGGCGCGGAGAGAGCAAACGGCACCGTCGCCGAGGGCGCAGAAACCGTCGGCGACGTCAGAGAGCGAAGCGCCGCCTACCCCTTCACGGTGCCGTACCGCCTGATAAACATGTACTCCGTCTACGGCGACACCGTCCTCGACCCGTTTTGGGGGACGGGAACCACGTCGCTCGCGGCGATGGTCGCCGGGCGGAACTCCGTCGGCGTCGAACTCGAACGCGCCTTCGTGGACGCGTTCGACCGTCGCGCGGCGGACGCGCCGGAACTCTCGCGGGACGTGGTCGGACGCCGACTCGACGACCACCGGGCGTTCGTCGAACGACGCCGCGAGGAGGGCGAGACGTTCGACTACGACTCGGAACGGTACGACTTCCCCGTGACGACGAAACAGGAGCGGTCGCTGTCGCTGTACGTCGTGGGCGACGTGACGGAGACCGAAGAGGGGTACCGCGTCCGTCACGAACCGGTCGCGGAGACGCCGGCCGAGTCCGAAGAGACGTCGTAG
- a CDS encoding M20 family metallopeptidase, translating to MTESAPTVEYDETVSLLQELVRIPSPYFEEAEISEFVYDWLDERGLDPEYHHVSEPDITEYEGDNVVARLEGSDPDAPTLLLNAHMDTVLLVDDWEEDPTSGRIEDGKLYGQGACDMKGGLAAVMKAFEALAESDAELRGDVLLTAVVDEEGPYGLGTDRLIRDGYTDDCDMAVVTEPGPILAQEDIENPALLLGARGRFLYDIEVRGRAAHGSKPHTGVNAVVDAGKLAAELDELETGSHPKLGDGSVCPLKIEGGSQTLSVPERARLMVDRHVVVGETEAEVLADAERVVSELDIESEVDVGFREAPDDDIRYGPYVTEENHPLVESLTGATRNVTGTDPAYGYFSSVGDFNYLGDRAGLPTVILGPDGENIHGAGEFVVLDDVVEVADIVAHAAVDLLG from the coding sequence ATGACTGAGAGCGCACCCACCGTCGAGTACGACGAGACGGTGTCGCTCCTGCAGGAACTCGTCCGGATTCCGAGTCCCTACTTCGAGGAGGCGGAGATAAGCGAGTTCGTCTACGACTGGTTGGACGAACGCGGACTCGACCCAGAGTACCACCACGTGAGCGAACCGGACATCACCGAGTACGAGGGCGACAACGTCGTCGCGCGGTTGGAAGGCTCCGACCCCGACGCGCCGACGCTTCTGTTAAACGCCCACATGGACACCGTCCTCCTCGTCGACGACTGGGAGGAGGACCCCACCTCGGGGCGAATCGAGGACGGCAAACTGTACGGCCAGGGAGCGTGCGACATGAAGGGCGGCCTCGCCGCCGTCATGAAGGCGTTCGAGGCTCTCGCCGAGTCGGACGCGGAACTCCGCGGCGACGTGCTTCTCACCGCCGTGGTGGACGAAGAGGGACCGTACGGACTCGGAACCGACCGTCTGATTCGCGACGGCTACACCGACGACTGCGACATGGCCGTCGTCACGGAACCCGGACCGATACTCGCCCAAGAGGATATCGAGAACCCGGCGCTTCTCCTCGGCGCGCGCGGCCGGTTCCTCTACGACATCGAGGTTCGCGGGAGGGCCGCCCACGGGTCGAAACCCCACACGGGCGTCAACGCCGTCGTCGACGCCGGAAAACTGGCCGCCGAACTCGACGAGTTAGAGACGGGGTCGCATCCGAAACTCGGCGACGGGTCGGTCTGTCCGCTGAAAATCGAGGGCGGCAGTCAGACGCTCTCGGTGCCCGAACGCGCCCGACTGATGGTCGACCGCCACGTCGTCGTCGGCGAGACGGAAGCGGAAGTTCTGGCCGACGCCGAACGCGTCGTCTCCGAACTCGACATCGAGAGCGAGGTGGACGTCGGCTTCAGGGAGGCACCCGACGACGACATCCGCTACGGCCCGTACGTCACCGAGGAGAACCATCCGCTCGTCGAGTCGTTGACCGGTGCGACTCGGAACGTGACGGGGACCGACCCCGCGTACGGCTACTTTTCGAGCGTCGGCGACTTCAACTACCTCGGCGACAGGGCGGGCCTCCCGACTGTCATCCTCGGTCCGGACGGCGAGAACATCCACGGCGCGGGCGAGTTCGTCGTCCTCGACGACGTGGTGGAGGTGGCCGACATCGTCGCCCACGCCGCAGTCGACCTGTTGGGGTAG
- a CDS encoding APC family permease, producing MSSVDVNDGRSLKRSMGLFGALSTVVAGTLGAGLFVTLGTASATTGPSVILVVALSGIVAMSIALNYGWVATIFPGAAGSYAYVSRTFENRLPGFIVTWSKWLGYMAADAALAIGFGSYLQVFYPAVDPALAGFGLLTVLFLVNLVGTKGYSVSQNAIFGVLILSILVLVIPGSFSIDPANYQPFFTGGFDGFLGAAVPLFYAYIGIAVAGQMGAEVKNPSRNLPLAMAGGTAILIFLYMWTAAVIYGVVGDYTVLANSARPLATAAETFLGDSATAVVAFGGLLATASSVHAVMAAGIKMPYSWAWDEVFPKWFSSVSDRFGTPHWSLLTLYVVASALTFWSTGLSQAIAIATFSYLIAYAAVSITVLYILWTESRLAESAGFTRPTLLSVTGVVGALGSVGILTQAYQGSLSIYVPWVAVGLVVFSVFWYRGRQKDVDVEAILATLPGVPSDEYDPQVRTKGVVDDD from the coding sequence ATGTCATCAGTTGACGTGAACGACGGGCGGAGTCTCAAGCGGAGTATGGGGTTGTTCGGGGCCCTCAGCACCGTCGTGGCGGGCACCCTCGGGGCGGGGTTGTTCGTCACGTTGGGGACGGCGAGTGCGACGACGGGGCCGAGCGTCATACTCGTCGTCGCCCTCTCGGGTATCGTCGCAATGAGCATCGCGCTCAACTACGGGTGGGTCGCCACAATCTTCCCCGGTGCCGCCGGGTCGTACGCGTACGTGTCTCGGACGTTCGAGAACCGGCTTCCGGGCTTTATCGTGACGTGGTCGAAGTGGCTCGGCTACATGGCCGCCGACGCCGCCCTCGCTATCGGATTCGGGTCGTACTTGCAGGTGTTCTACCCCGCCGTGGACCCCGCACTCGCGGGCTTCGGCCTGTTGACGGTGCTCTTTCTCGTCAATCTCGTCGGGACGAAGGGGTACAGCGTCTCGCAGAACGCCATCTTCGGCGTCCTCATCCTCTCTATCCTCGTGTTGGTGATTCCGGGCTCGTTCAGCATCGACCCCGCGAACTACCAACCGTTCTTCACCGGCGGGTTCGACGGCTTCCTCGGCGCGGCGGTGCCCCTGTTCTACGCGTACATCGGCATCGCCGTCGCGGGGCAGATGGGCGCGGAGGTGAAGAACCCCTCGCGGAACCTCCCGCTTGCGATGGCGGGGGGCACCGCCATCCTCATCTTCCTGTACATGTGGACGGCGGCGGTCATCTACGGCGTCGTCGGCGACTACACGGTGCTCGCGAACTCGGCCAGACCGTTGGCGACGGCGGCGGAGACGTTCCTCGGCGATAGCGCGACGGCCGTCGTCGCGTTCGGCGGGTTGCTCGCGACGGCGTCGAGCGTTCACGCGGTGATGGCGGCGGGCATCAAGATGCCGTACTCGTGGGCGTGGGACGAAGTGTTCCCCAAGTGGTTCTCCTCCGTCTCCGACCGGTTCGGCACGCCGCACTGGTCGCTTCTCACTCTCTACGTCGTCGCCTCGGCGCTCACGTTCTGGAGCACGGGCCTGAGTCAGGCCATCGCCATCGCGACGTTCAGTTACCTCATCGCCTACGCCGCAGTCTCCATCACCGTCCTTTACATCCTCTGGACGGAGTCCCGACTCGCAGAGAGCGCCGGGTTCACCCGCCCGACACTGCTCTCTGTCACCGGCGTCGTCGGCGCACTCGGTTCCGTCGGCATCCTCACGCAGGCGTATCAGGGGTCGCTCTCCATCTACGTGCCGTGGGTGGCCGTCGGACTCGTCGTCTTCTCCGTCTTCTGGTACCGCGGACGGCAGAAGGACGTGGACGTGGAGGCCATCTTGGCGACGCTTCCGGGCGTCCCCTCCGACGAGTACGACCCGCAGGTGCGCACGAAGGGGGTGGTCGACGATGACTGA
- a CDS encoding helix-turn-helix domain-containing protein, whose product MATQGEDAEGGGRAERGVRVTLDIWHPDCWTLEVTAETDAGLLGHGVHSIDGTATGRFTAYADSGDELDALVDAIRASDLTESVWETDDDAGRETPIAGSATRGLVVRYDLSNSINDALVSRGFIPDEPVRMQDGREHWTVLVQETRRTVHDRLEEVREEMDADVRVELITAPEDGSGMFRTDALSERQREVYRLARRRDYYTWPREVSAGELAAEAGVSKATLLEHLRKAESKLLGDEA is encoded by the coding sequence ATGGCAACGCAGGGAGAGGACGCGGAGGGCGGGGGGCGTGCCGAACGGGGGGTCCGCGTCACGCTCGACATCTGGCACCCGGACTGTTGGACCTTGGAGGTGACGGCAGAGACGGACGCCGGACTGTTGGGTCACGGGGTCCACAGCATCGACGGGACGGCGACGGGGCGCTTTACCGCCTACGCCGACTCGGGCGACGAACTCGACGCGTTGGTCGACGCGATACGCGCCTCGGACCTGACCGAGTCGGTGTGGGAGACGGACGACGACGCGGGCAGGGAGACGCCGATTGCGGGGAGCGCAACCCGCGGCCTCGTGGTCAGATACGACCTCTCGAACAGCATCAACGACGCCCTCGTCTCGCGGGGGTTCATCCCGGACGAACCGGTCCGGATGCAGGACGGCCGCGAACACTGGACCGTCCTCGTCCAAGAGACGCGACGAACCGTCCACGACAGACTCGAAGAGGTTCGCGAGGAGATGGACGCCGACGTGCGCGTCGAACTCATCACCGCGCCCGAAGACGGGTCGGGGATGTTCCGGACCGACGCCCTCTCCGAACGGCAACGCGAGGTGTACCGACTCGCCCGCAGGCGGGACTACTACACGTGGCCGCGGGAGGTGTCGGCGGGCGAACTCGCCGCCGAGGCGGGCGTCTCGAAGGCGACGCTTCTCGAACATCTCCGGAAGGCGGAGTCGAAACTGTTGGGAGACGAGGCGTAA
- a CDS encoding DUF1611 domain-containing protein: protein MDLRAQFDSPAPAIVLAEGAFGAPQGKTANGVVAHGELFDVRAVVDSENAGDTAADVLERDDDGLARTPVVASVEEALAAVPDAEALVIGVAPAGGKLPEEWAAAIRTAMRAGCDVVSGLHTFLSEDDEWAALADDCGVELHDVRKPPAADDLRVADGRVDDADADVVLTCGTDCAVGKRTTTFELYRAARRAGIDVGWVATGQTGVMVGADRGVVVDRVPADFAAGVVEEMVCAVAAERELVLVEGQGALSHRAYGGVSLALLQGAWPDAVVMVDDPSRETRDDFERFTVPDAESEAELVASLSDADIAAVSTWADPETADYPYPTANVYRDGGPDRLLDALDDALD, encoded by the coding sequence ATGGACCTCCGAGCGCAGTTCGACTCGCCCGCACCGGCCATCGTCCTCGCCGAGGGGGCGTTCGGCGCACCGCAGGGGAAGACGGCGAACGGCGTCGTCGCCCACGGCGAACTGTTCGACGTCCGAGCGGTCGTCGACTCCGAGAACGCGGGCGACACCGCCGCGGACGTCCTCGAACGGGACGACGACGGACTCGCCCGAACGCCCGTCGTCGCATCCGTCGAGGAGGCACTCGCGGCGGTGCCGGACGCCGAGGCTCTCGTCATCGGCGTCGCGCCCGCGGGCGGGAAACTTCCCGAGGAGTGGGCCGCCGCGATTCGGACGGCGATGCGCGCCGGGTGCGACGTCGTCTCCGGACTCCACACGTTCCTCTCGGAAGACGACGAGTGGGCGGCCCTCGCAGACGACTGCGGCGTCGAACTGCACGACGTGCGAAAGCCGCCCGCAGCGGACGACCTGCGGGTCGCGGACGGACGCGTCGACGACGCGGACGCCGACGTAGTGCTCACCTGCGGGACGGACTGCGCCGTCGGAAAGCGAACCACGACGTTCGAACTCTACCGCGCCGCCCGGCGCGCGGGTATCGACGTCGGCTGGGTCGCCACCGGCCAGACCGGGGTGATGGTCGGCGCCGACCGCGGCGTCGTCGTGGACCGCGTCCCGGCGGACTTCGCTGCGGGCGTCGTAGAGGAGATGGTCTGTGCCGTCGCCGCGGAACGCGAACTCGTGTTGGTCGAAGGCCAAGGCGCGCTTTCGCACCGGGCGTACGGCGGGGTCTCTCTGGCGCTTCTGCAGGGCGCGTGGCCCGACGCCGTCGTGATGGTGGACGACCCCTCGCGCGAGACGCGCGACGATTTCGAACGGTTCACCGTCCCCGACGCGGAGTCCGAAGCCGAACTCGTCGCGTCGCTCTCGGACGCCGATATCGCCGCAGTCTCCACGTGGGCCGACCCCGAGACGGCGGACTACCCCTACCCGACGGCGAACGTCTACCGCGACGGCGGCCCGGACAGACTTCTCGACGCCCTCGACGACGCGTTGGACTGA
- a CDS encoding DUF7553 family protein produces the protein MNKHFHDAWYYLRRAGEHLSVGVREEAAPVERRVRKLLGREQEPDAPESGRKRLEAELRRTPRRVEVGGKKAVRRAQTGIRRYRGGSAE, from the coding sequence ATGAACAAGCACTTCCACGACGCGTGGTACTACCTCCGACGCGCGGGCGAACATCTCTCGGTGGGCGTCCGCGAGGAAGCCGCACCGGTCGAACGCCGCGTTCGAAAACTGCTCGGGCGCGAACAGGAACCCGACGCCCCCGAGTCCGGGCGAAAACGACTCGAAGCCGAACTCCGCCGGACGCCCCGACGCGTCGAAGTCGGTGGGAAGAAAGCCGTTCGCCGCGCTCAGACCGGAATCCGCCGGTATCGCGGCGGGTCGGCGGAGTAG